The following coding sequences lie in one Saccopteryx bilineata isolate mSacBil1 chromosome 5, mSacBil1_pri_phased_curated, whole genome shotgun sequence genomic window:
- the C5H2orf72 gene encoding uncharacterized protein C2orf72 homolog, whose translation MERELEALAARPALPAEPPFRALVEAAGGRGQVLLVGELWEREQSRALLRDFARALFPPEPAAGKPSAAGAEGAETRAPGAPGPAGARAIRSPLVLALCRAESLAAREPRRRLREMLRDVRDRRVSGAALVGVLVTEAAPEDAVAPELRLLETLLRTVFGRQAGGPVQAAVYCPGHPASSLAVQTAASRALQAARAARPAEGAWERPNLPALLACFSWGPWSRGKDPYATSPSRPAHGNLQEPEDGLALTAILPNGDCEDPGKGSGACDGTVHTPAEPGEDSR comes from the exons ATGGAGCGCGAGCTGGAGGCGCTGGCGGCGCGGCCCGCGCTCCCGGCGGAGCCCCCCTTCCGGGCGCTCGTGGAGGCGGCGGGTGGGCGCGGGCAGGTGCTCCTGGTGGGCGAGCTGTGGGAGCGTGAGCAGAGCCGCGCACTGCTGCGGGACTTCGCGCGGGCGCTGTTCCCGCCGGAGCCCGCGGCGGGCAAGCCGAGCGCCGCGGGGGCCGAGGGCGCCGAGACCCGGGCGCCAGGGGCGCCGGGGCCGGCGGGGGCGCGCGCGATCCGCTCGCCGCTCGTCCTCGCGCTGTGCCGCGCGGAGTCGCTGGCCGCCCGAGAGCCACGGCGCCGCTTGCGGGAGATGCTGCGGGACGTGCGCGACCGACGAGTGTCGGGCGCCGCGCTTGTCGGAGTGCTGGTGACTGAGGCCGCGCCCGAGGACGCGGTGGCGCCGGAGCTGCGGCTCCTGGAGACGCTGCTGCGCACGGTGTTCGGCCGCCAGGCAGGGGGCCCGGTGCAGGCGGCCGTCTACTGCCCGGGCCACCCCGCCTCCAGCCTGGCGGTCCAGACGGCCGCCAGCAGGGCCCTGCAAGCCGCTAGGGCCGCGCGACCAG CGGAAGGAGCCTGGGAGAGACCCAACCTCCCGGCCTTGCTGGCATGCTTCTCCTGGGGTCCCTGGAGCCGGGGAAAGGACCCGTATGCCACCTCCCCCAGTCGCCCAGCTCACG GTAACTTGCAGGAACCCGAGGACGGGCTGGCGCTGACGGCCATACTTCCCAACGGAGACTGTGAGGATCCAGGAAAGGGGTCGGGAGCCTGTGATGGGACTGTCCACACACCTGCTGAGCCCGGCGAAGACTCCAGATGA